One region of Anthonomus grandis grandis chromosome 22, icAntGran1.3, whole genome shotgun sequence genomic DNA includes:
- the LOC126748835 gene encoding protein cortex-like, translated as MKTTSKFILSQNSVFDRFIPLRINSDTTNFSLIDLDETNILFDIKADDDEDDDISSYKFVNTAKMTQNLFAYRNRLLDALNIQDFVTVCKKRFEKSMRRKIIKPWPVIARKRPIIESPEFILDIPAINDEDVIFCRHKIDWGSSNKIAMIFNGEVHLLCGLNGENRSTNLGETAAFCLKWNKLGTRFAVSTNNGFVMLIDGETLKCLNKFKCDQRCILCDINVIEWTKRNQMLIGCSNGIMKKIGSKPRHRVYSFKSGIVDLKLSCNDIYLFIMMRDSAYINRFGTVNNVNLKTSNSVCASWHPWQEHTLAVSDLQNKSVFIYNCNTNIRTNLKILNPYLISRFKCVADCVSFNPISAELVVSFYSDEDEGWSYLTVFSDLETRVDEVRFHRGRVPHFLWDSTGTKLGSSGVDENLAIWNFFGSKPLPKNKVYLKNQLYDLKTLKYQRIR; from the exons ATGAAAACAACATCG aaatttatcTTATCCCAAAATTCAGTTTTTGATAGATTTATTCCTCTAAGAATAAATAGCGACACAACCAACTTCAGCTTAATAGATCTTGATGAAACCAACATCCTATTCGATATAAAGGCAGACGATGATGAAGATGATGATATATCATCATATAAATTCGTTAACACTGCTAAAATGACTCAAAATCTCTTTGCCTATAGAAACAg GTTGCTTGATGCGTTGAACATTCAAGATTTTGTAACTGTTTGCAAAAAAAGGTTTGAAAAATCGATGAGGCGAAAAATCATAAAACCATGGCCTGTTATAGCAAGGAAACGGCCAATAATAGAGTCACCTGAATTCATTTTGGATATCCCTGCAATTAATGATGAAGACGTTATATTTT gtaggCATAAAATTGATTGGGGTAGTTCGAATAAAATAGCAATGATCTTCAATGGTGAAGTTCATTTATTATGCGGCCTCAATGGTGAAAATCGAAGTACAAATTTGGGAGAAACGGCTGCATTCTGTTTAAAATGGAATAAATTGGGAACCAGATTTGCTGTATCCACTAATAACGGATTTGTCATGTTAATAGACGGTGAAACATTAAAG tgcctaaataaatttaaatgtgaCCAAAGATGTATATTGTGTGACATTAATGTCATCGAATGGACCAAACGAAATCAAATGCTAATCGGTTGTTCCAACggtataatgaaaaaaattggaaGTAAACCTAGACATCgggtttattcatttaaaagtggaattgttgatttaaaattatcatgtaatgatatttatttgtttattatgatGAGAGACTCAGCATATATTAACCGTTTCGGAACTGTTAATAAtgtcaatttgaaaacatcGAATTCAGTG TGTGCATCATGGCATCCATGGCAAGAACACACTTTGGCCGTCTCAGATCTTCAAAATAAGTCAGTATTTATCTATAACTGCAACACAAATATAAggacaaatttgaaaattcttaatCCATATTTGATAAGTCGCTTTAAATGTGTGGCGGATTGTGTCAGCTTTAACCCTATATCGGCAGAACTAGTG gtaagCTTTTATTCAGACGAGGATGAAGGTTGGTCTTATTTGACCGTCTTTAGCGATTTAGAAACACGTGTGGATGAAGTACGCTTCCATAGAGGACGGGTCCCACATTTTCTATGGGACAGCACTGGGACGAAGCTTG gTAGTTCCGGAGTTGATGAAAATTTAGCTATATGGAACTTCTTTGGATCAAAGCCGTTGCCAAAAAACAAAGTGtatcttaaaaatcaattatatgatttaaaaacattaaagtaTCAAAGGATTcgttaa